A region from the Rhodamnia argentea isolate NSW1041297 chromosome 7, ASM2092103v1, whole genome shotgun sequence genome encodes:
- the LOC125315850 gene encoding (R,S)-reticuline 7-O-methyltransferase-like, with protein MACTSRILVRAIVEGYKERFERIGSLVNVGGGIGEALTKIIKSYPHLQGINFNLPHVVATAPAHNRVTHVGGDMFETITHADAVFMKGRALVPVQSRNWTKPDRTDRFGRFLLKLV; from the exons ATGGCGTGTACGAGCAGGATCTTGGTTAGGGCCATCGTGGAAGGGTATAAGGAGAGATTCGAGAGAATTGGATCATTGGTCAATGTTGGAGGGGGCATCGGCGAGGCCCTCACCAAGATCATTAAGTCATATCCACACCTTCAAGGGATTAATTTCAATCTGCCTCACGTTGTTGCGACGGCGCCGGCGCACAACAGAGTCACTCATGTTGGAGGGGACATGTTTGAGACTATAACGCATGCTGATGCAGTTTTCATGAAG ggacgTGCATTGGTCCCGGTTCAATCTAGGAACTGGACCAAACCAGATCGAACCGACCGGTTCGGGCGGTTCCTGCTGAAATTGGTCTAG